One genomic window of Magnolia sinica isolate HGM2019 chromosome 3, MsV1, whole genome shotgun sequence includes the following:
- the LOC131238856 gene encoding histone H2B.8-like: METKIGGFLPMRIAKLAVKAVSIFRNIVLVGPTCIKNRVSTFVSFLHFHHLAKKLAEKKPTVEKEEKAPVEKKPKVRKRLPKEGGSTEDEKKKKRSKKNVRTYKIYIFKALKQVHPDIGISGMPMGIINNFINDIFEMLAQESSRLAHYNEKPIITSR, from the exons ATGGAGACTAAGATTGGAGGATTTCTCCCGATGCGGATCGCTAAGCTGGCAGTGAAAGcagtttccattttcagaaacatTGTGCTTGTAGGCCCTACTTGCATCAAGAATCGTGTGTCGACAT TTGTATCTTTTCTTCACTTTCACCATCTTGCCAAAAAGCTAGCAGAGAAGAAGCCCACTGTAGAGAAGGAGGAGAAAGCTCCTGTAGAAAAGAAGCCAAAAGTAAGGAAGAGGCTTCCAAAGGAAGGAGGATCGACTGaagatgagaagaagaagaagagatcgaAGAAGAACGTTAGAACTTACAAGATCTACATCTTCAAGGCCTTGAAGCAAGTCCATCCCGACATTGGGATCTCCGGCATGCCCATGGGAATCATAAACAACTTTATTAACGACATCTTTGAGATGCTGGCCCAGGAATCGTCAAGGTTGGCTCACTACAACGAGAAACCCATCATCACATCGAGGTAG